The region TGACATGGTTCTGTCATTTTTGCTTTGTAGACTCGCGGAGGTTTTCGCTGTTTAACGAAGAAAAACATGAACCTAACTAAAATTTTCCGCGCGCTCCGGCGCGTCGTGCCACGCACCCGTTTCGGGCTGATGGCCGGCATTCTGTGTGTTATTACGCTTTTCTCCGCACTGCAAATTCTCTCAACATTACTGCTTTCATCGCTTCTTGGCGAAACGCAGCAGCAGGTTCAGCGCCACGAAGCGCAGCGCCAGCAGCAGGCGGCGATGGATGACGCGCGCGTCACGCTCCTGATGGCAAGCGACCTGCTGAACCGCGCCGGCATCTATTTTATGCAGGATAAAGAGACCGGCTCGGTAGGAAGCTGGAACAGCCTGATGGATGAGGCGCAGGCAGCGCTGAAACGCTCCCATACGGCGTTTGAACGTTACGGCCAACTCAATACCGCAAAAGACGATCCGCTCAAGGCAAGCTACCAGAACTTTTACAGCGCGCTGAAAGAGCAGGCGGACGGGCTGGTTACCACTAACAGCGTCGACGCGTTTTTCGCGGTGCCGGTGCAGGCCTTCCAGGCGGATTTCAACGATAACTTTGCCCGCTACCAGCGCGACAACGCGCAGCGCGCGGACAAAGAGAGCCAGGAACTGCTGGGCGGACTGGAGCAGGCACAACGCATGTTTATCGTGGCGCTGGGGGTGCTGCTGTTCATCGCCGTGCTGGTGTGGCGCAGCATGGCCGTGTGGGTGATTCGCCCGCTCAGGCGGCTTATTGATCATATCAATCGTCTGGCGGCAGGGGATCTCTGCGCGCCGCTGCCGGCGGGCACGTTGATCAACCGGGAGATGGCCGAGCTTAGCGAAAGCATCGGGCAGATGCAGGGCGGCCTGCAACAGCTGGTGAGCGATGTCCGGGAGGCGACCTCCGCTATTGTCGCCAATATCAGCGAGCTGGCGGCGGGCAACGAACAGCTGTTCAGCCAGTCTGCGTTACAGGCCGAAGAGCTGCGCAAGGTGACGTCACATATCGAAACGCTCGAAGCGCATGTGGAAGAGAACAGCGAATATGCCCGCGTGGCCAACGCCCGCGCCGACGAGGCGCGCGGCGTAGCGGCAGGCGGCGACGCGATGATGCAAACCGTAAACCACTCGATGCAGGATATCGTGTCGCGCTCCGCCGAGATGCGCGGCATCGTGGCGATGATTGACAGCGTCGCCTTCCAGACGAATATTCTGGCGCTTAACGCCGCGATAGAAGCGGCGCACGCCGGGAATCACGGTCGCGGTTTCGCTGTTGTGGCGAAAGAGGTCGGGCTGCTGGCGCGTAAGAGCAGCCATTCGACGCAGACTATCCAGGCGCTTATTCACCACTCCTTGCAGGGCATTGAAAAAGGCTCGGAGGCGGTGTCGAAGCTTGAAGAGAACCTGCAACGGGTGATGGCGCTGGTCAGCCACCTGACGGGATTGCTTGGCGAAATCGCGGTAGCGACCGTCAACCAGGGCGAAAGCATTCATCAGGTGACGCAGCGCATCGGCGCGCTGAATCAGGTGGCGGGCGAGACCGGCTCGCTGGTGCAGCACACCACGCATGCGTCGCTGCGCCTGCGCGACGAGTCGCGCCGCCTTACGGATGCCGTCTCGCGCTTTCGTCTTCCCGCCTGAGGTTGATATACTCCCGGCCCGAACGTCATTCGCGCCGGGAGTCTCTGGTGACCCACAAGCTTAACAACGATTTACTGGCTTCAATTCTTGAGCAGGTGCGCCCGCTCGCCGCACAGGGCAAAGTGGCCGACTATATACCGGCGCTGGCGGAGGTGCCCGCCGACCGGCTCGGCATCGCCGTCTGTACGGTCTCCGGCGAGTGCTTTAGCGCAGGCGACGCCGACGAGCGCTTTTCAATTCAGTCCATTTCCAAAGTGCTGAGCCTCATCCTCGCCATGGGTCGCTATGACGACAGCGAGATCTGGCGGCGGGTGGGGAAAGATCCGTCCGGCCAGCCGTTTAACTCGCTGGTGCAGCTGGAGCTGGAGCAGGGCAAACCGCGCAACCCGTTTATTAACGCCGGGGCGCTGGTGGTCTGCGATATGCTGCAAAGCCGCCTCAGCGCGCCGAAGCAGCGGATGCTGGAAGTGGTGCGCGGGCTCTGCGGCGCTCAGGATATTGTCTATGACACCGGCGTGGCGCGATCTGAGTTCGAACACTCGGCCCGTAACGCCGCCATCGCTTATCTGATGAAGTCCTTCGGTAATTTCCATAACGATGTGATTACCGTCCTGCAAAACTATTTCCACTATTGCGCGCTGAAAATGAGCTGCGCGGAGCTTGCCCGCGCTTTTCTGTTTCTCGCGAATCAGGGAAGGGCGCCGCACCTCGACACGCCGGTGATAAGCCCGGTGCAGGCGCGCCAGGTGAACGCCCTGATGGCGACCAGCGGCATGTATGAGAGCTCGGGCGAATTCGCCTGGCGCGTCGGGATGCCGGGGAAATCGGGCGTGGGCGGCGGGATCATCGCGGTGGTGCCGCACGAGATGTCTATCGCGGTCTGGAGTCCGGCGCTGGATAACGCCGGTAACTCGCTGGCGGGTATCGCGGCGCTGGAAATTCTCGCCCGCGAGATTGGCCGGTCTATTTTCTGAGGAGAGGATATGGATGCGCTGTTCGCGCGCCTGAACCGTTCCGCCTTTCGCCGCCGTTTTCATCTCGGCGCGAAAGAGCGGCAGTATTGCTGGGATAAGGGCCCGGGGGTGATTGACCAGCACGCGGCGGACTTTATCGCAAAACGGCTCGCGCCCGCCGAGCCCGCGAACGACGGCAGGCAGACGCCGATGCGCGGCCACCCGGTATTTATCGCCCAGCACGCCACCGCCACCTGCTGTCGCGGCTGCCTCGCAAAGTGGCATAACATCCCGGCGGGCGTGGCGCTGAGCGACGCGCAGCAGGCGTATATCGTCGCGGTTATCCACCGCTGGCTGGTGCAGGAGATGAACCCCTGAACCGCGCTGCGGTTTTCCGAAACTCAAATTAAATTGTTATGAAAACGTGTTAAGCTTACTGCTATTCCGTTATCCCCGGCGCCGTTTCTCAGCCGCGCCCAGCCGTAAGCGATAGATTATGTTTTTTAACCAGGCGACGTTGACTGGTTTTCGTGAAAACAGGATGTGGCTAAACGCATCCCTTCTCTTTCTCCTGACCACGCTGTTTTACGTTCTGGGCGCGATGATGCGTCTGGTTGAGCCGTTGTCGCTGTTCTGGCCGCTCAATGCGGTGATGGCGGCGGTCTTTGCGCGGTATCCCTGGCTTAACCGGCCGGGGTATTACGCCATCTGTTATGTGGCGATGCTCGCCTATGATGCGATGACGACGAGCTGGGGCTCCGCGTCGCTGCTGATTAACTTCTCCAATATGGTGTTTATCGTCACGGTGGCGCAGTTGCTGGTGCGCGATAAACGCCGCGGGCACGCGCTTTCGCGCCCGATTAATGCGCTACGGCTCTTTAACTACTGTCTGGTTGCCGCGCTGCTGTGCGCCTTTTTCGGCGCAACCGGCAGTCTCGGGGTAAACGATCAGGGCTTTCTGCCGCTGCTGTGCGACTGGTTCAGCGAGCAGTTCTCCACCGGCGTTTTGCTGATGCCGTGGATCTTAACGCTGACGCGTCCGTCGTGGCCTGCGCGCGTGCAGCCGGAGCAATTGTGGCCGCTACTGGCGCTGGCGGCGTCGCTGGCCGCCTCGGTGG is a window of Cronobacter muytjensii ATCC 51329 DNA encoding:
- a CDS encoding methyl-accepting chemotaxis protein; this encodes MNLTKIFRALRRVVPRTRFGLMAGILCVITLFSALQILSTLLLSSLLGETQQQVQRHEAQRQQQAAMDDARVTLLMASDLLNRAGIYFMQDKETGSVGSWNSLMDEAQAALKRSHTAFERYGQLNTAKDDPLKASYQNFYSALKEQADGLVTTNSVDAFFAVPVQAFQADFNDNFARYQRDNAQRADKESQELLGGLEQAQRMFIVALGVLLFIAVLVWRSMAVWVIRPLRRLIDHINRLAAGDLCAPLPAGTLINREMAELSESIGQMQGGLQQLVSDVREATSAIVANISELAAGNEQLFSQSALQAEELRKVTSHIETLEAHVEENSEYARVANARADEARGVAAGGDAMMQTVNHSMQDIVSRSAEMRGIVAMIDSVAFQTNILALNAAIEAAHAGNHGRGFAVVAKEVGLLARKSSHSTQTIQALIHHSLQGIEKGSEAVSKLEENLQRVMALVSHLTGLLGEIAVATVNQGESIHQVTQRIGALNQVAGETGSLVQHTTHASLRLRDESRRLTDAVSRFRLPA
- the glsB gene encoding glutaminase B; this encodes MTHKLNNDLLASILEQVRPLAAQGKVADYIPALAEVPADRLGIAVCTVSGECFSAGDADERFSIQSISKVLSLILAMGRYDDSEIWRRVGKDPSGQPFNSLVQLELEQGKPRNPFINAGALVVCDMLQSRLSAPKQRMLEVVRGLCGAQDIVYDTGVARSEFEHSARNAAIAYLMKSFGNFHNDVITVLQNYFHYCALKMSCAELARAFLFLANQGRAPHLDTPVISPVQARQVNALMATSGMYESSGEFAWRVGMPGKSGVGGGIIAVVPHEMSIAVWSPALDNAGNSLAGIAALEILAREIGRSIF
- a CDS encoding DUF4186 domain-containing protein, coding for MDALFARLNRSAFRRRFHLGAKERQYCWDKGPGVIDQHAADFIAKRLAPAEPANDGRQTPMRGHPVFIAQHATATCCRGCLAKWHNIPAGVALSDAQQAYIVAVIHRWLVQEMNP